A section of the Oryza sativa Japonica Group chromosome 1, ASM3414082v1 genome encodes:
- the LOC4327657 gene encoding uncharacterized protein isoform X1 — translation MFWRMTGLSAASPVDTILDKENFTLEELLDEDEIIQECKALNTRLINFLRDRAQVEQLLRYVVEEVPDDAEKKRSFKFPFIACEIFTCEIDVILRTLVEDEQLMELLFSFVKSDHPHSTLLSGYFSKVVICLMLRKTAPLMAYVQGHPEIVVQLVDLIGITSIMEVLIRLIGADETIYSNYGDTLQWLENTDVLEMIADKFSSSDSPEVHANAAEILCAVTRCAPPSLAAKICSPSFVGRLFRHALEESRPKSVLVHSLSVCISLLDPKRLASASYQAFRSNLSHGALVTASPETVDGMLESLGNLLKLLDTSDAENVLPTTYGCLRPPLGKHRLKIVEFISVLLTIGSETAEKELIRQSAIKRSVDLFFEYPYNNFLHHHVENIIVSCLEGKRTELVEHVLNDCDIVGKILAAEKLSSLSTESTGPTIPSDGKSIPKIGNIGHMTRITNKLIQLGSSNGTIQIHLQENSEWVDWQTDVLVKRNEVENVYHWACGRPTSLHDRGRDSDDDDFRDRDYDVAALANNLSQAFRYGIYSNDDMEENQGTLERDDEDVYFDDESAEVVISSLRLGDDQDGSLFTNSNWFTFDGERGITDRLAAVPSSSPNSEEISPDTEETDDGEVVIGTEDHMDTVNLGNGPIEEAEDAAEFTKHPATSTEDEQLQNAEGIERHLDVSNGDAEASTEAAEAAPVSSAPSSDEVQTERTADEPTGSSDSGNSVSEVLPDPEDSSIDPANTAVSSEQTVDNEDVELPTKEVPSVDVETKTDEIKANE, via the exons atgtTCTGGCGCATGACCGGCCTGTCCGCGGCCTCGCCC GTGGATACAATCCTAGACAAGGAAAATTTTACACTGGAAGAACTTCTTGACGAGGATGAAATTATTCAAGAGTGCAAAGCTCTGAATACACGACTCATAAATTT CTTGCGTGACAGAGCCCAGGTGGAGCAATTGCTTCGTTATGTTGTGGAAGAAGTACCAGATGATGCTGAAAAAAAGCGCTCTTTCAA GTTTCCATTCATTGCTTGTGAGATATTTACATGTGAAATTGATGTCATTTTGAGGACCCTAGTCGAGGATGAACAG TTAATGGAATTGCTTTTCTCATTTGTGAAATCCGATCATCCACATAGCACATTGTTATCTGGTTACTTCAGCAAG GTGGTAATATGTTTGATGCTGCGGAAGACTGCTCCTCTTATGGCTTATGTTCAG GGACATCCAGAAATAGTTGTCCAACTCGTTGACCTGATTGGCATCACATCAATAATGGAG GTGTTAATACGATTGATTGGTGCTGATGAGACCATATACTCAAACTATGGCGATACATTGCAGTGGTTAGAAAATACAGATGTCCTTGAAATGATTGCTGATAAGTTTAGCTCATCG GACTCCCCTGAAGTGCATGCCAATGCTGCCGAAATTCTTTGTGCCGTGACTCGATGTGCTCCTCCATCTCTTGCTGCAAAGATATGCAGCCCAAG TTTTGTTGGGAGGCTATTTCGTCATGCACTTGAAGAATCAAGGCCCAAATCCGTTCTAGTTCATTCATTGTCAGTGTGCATATCTCTGTTGGATCCAAAAAGATTGGCATCAGCTTCCTATCAAGCATTTAGAAGCAACTTAAGTCACGGGGCGTTGGTCACTGCCAGTCCAGAGACTGTTGATGGCATGCTTGAGAGCCTAG GCAATTTGCTGAAGTTATTGGATACTTCTGATGCTGAAAATGTTTTGCCTACGACATATGGATGTTTACGCCCACCCCTTGGAAAACATCGTTTGAAG ATTGTGGAGTTCATCTCAGTTCTGCTGACAATTGGCAGTGAAACTGCTGAGAAAGAGCTTATCAGGCAATCGGCAATAAAGCGATCTGTTGATTTATTCTTCGA GTACCCATATAACAATTTTTTGCACCATCATGTTGAGAATATTATTGTCTCTTGCCTGGAGGGTAAAAGAACTGAACTTGTTGAGCATGTTCTTAATGACTGTGACATTGTTGGTAAAATTCTTGCCGCGGAAAAACTTTCTTCTTTGTCAACAGAGTCTACTGGG CCTACTATACCTTCAGATGGTAAATCGATTCCCAAAATTGGGAATATTGGTCACATGACAAGAATAACCAACAAGCTTATTCAGTTGGGAAGCAGTAACGGCACAATCCAGATTCACTTGCAG GAAAATAGTGAGTGGGTTGACTGGCAAACAGATGTTCTAGTCAAGCGTAATGAGGTGGAGAATGTTTATCATTGGGCTTGTGG GCGCCCAACATCACTTCATGACCGTGGTAGGGATAGTGATGATGATGACTTCCGAGACAGGGATTATGATGTGGCAGCTCTTGCTAATAACTTGAGCCAGGCATTCCGATATGGGATATATAGCAATGATGATATGGAAGAG AATCAAGGGACACTTGAACGGGATGATGAG GATGTCtattttgatgatgaatcagCAGAGGTCGTAATATCTTCACTGCGACTGGGAGATGATCAGGATGG TTCCCTCTTTACAAATTCGAATTGGTTTACATTTGATGGAGAGAGAGGTATTACTGACCGTTTGGCTGCGGTTCCTTCGTCTTCACCTAATTCAGAGGAGATTTCCCCAGACACTGAGGAAACTGATGATGGTGAAGTCGTCATTGGTACTGAGGATCATATGGATACTGTCAATCTTGGGAATGGTCCTATCGAGGAGGCAGAAGATGCAGCGGAATTTACTAAACACCCGGCTACTAGCACGGAGGATGAGCAACTACAAAACGCTGAAGGGATTGAGCGACACCTGGATGTTTCAAATGGTGATGCTGAAGCTAGTACAGAAGCTGCAGAGGCAGCACCAGTATCTTCAGCCCCATCTTCTGATGAGGTGCAGACAGAGAGAACTGCAGATGAACCCACTGGCTCATCTGATTCGGGTAATTCTGTCTCAGAAGTTTTGCCAGATCCTGAAGATAGTAGCATTGATCCAGCCAACACAGCAGTATCGTCTGAACAAACTGTGGATAACGAAGACGTGGAGTTACCAACTAAGGAAGTTCCGTCTGTGGATGTTGAAACTAAAACCGATGAAATCAAAGCAAATGAGTGA
- the LOC4327657 gene encoding uncharacterized protein isoform X2 translates to MFWRMTGLSAASPVDTILDKENFTLEELLDEDEIIQECKALNTRLINFLRDRAQVEQLLRYVVEEVPDDAEKKRSFKFPFIACEIFTCEIDVILRTLVEDEQLMELLFSFVKSDHPHSTLLSGYFSKVVICLMLRKTAPLMAYVQGHPEIVVQLVDLIGITSIMEVLIRLIGADETIYSNYGDTLQWLENTDVLEMIADKFSSSDSPEVHANAAEILCAVTRCAPPSLAAKICSPSFVGRLFRHALEESRPKSVLVHSLSVCISLLDPKRLASASYQAFRSNLSHGALVTASPETVDGMLESLGNLLKLLDTSDAENVLPTTYGCLRPPLGKHRLKIVEFISVLLTIGSETAEKELIRQSAIKRSVDLFFEYPYNNFLHHHVENIIVSCLEGKRTELVEHVLNDCDIVGKILAAEKLSSLSTESTGPTIPSDGKSIPKIGNIGHMTRITNKLIQLGSSNGTIQIHLQENSEWVDWQTDVLVKRNEVENVYHWACGRPTSLHDRGRDSDDDDFRDRDYDVAALANNLSQAFRYGIYSNDDMEENQGTLERDDEDVYFDDESAEVVISSLRLGDDQDGSSLFTNSNWFTFDGERGITDRLAAVPSSSPNSEEISPDTEETDDGEVVIGTEDHMDTVNLGNGPIEEAEDAAEFTKHPATSTEDEQLQNAEGIERHLDVSNGDAEASTEAAEAAPVSSAPSSDEVQTERTADEPTGSSDSGNSVSEVLPDPEDSSIDPANTAVSSEQTVDNEDVELPTKEVPSVDVETKTDEIKANE, encoded by the exons atgtTCTGGCGCATGACCGGCCTGTCCGCGGCCTCGCCC GTGGATACAATCCTAGACAAGGAAAATTTTACACTGGAAGAACTTCTTGACGAGGATGAAATTATTCAAGAGTGCAAAGCTCTGAATACACGACTCATAAATTT CTTGCGTGACAGAGCCCAGGTGGAGCAATTGCTTCGTTATGTTGTGGAAGAAGTACCAGATGATGCTGAAAAAAAGCGCTCTTTCAA GTTTCCATTCATTGCTTGTGAGATATTTACATGTGAAATTGATGTCATTTTGAGGACCCTAGTCGAGGATGAACAG TTAATGGAATTGCTTTTCTCATTTGTGAAATCCGATCATCCACATAGCACATTGTTATCTGGTTACTTCAGCAAG GTGGTAATATGTTTGATGCTGCGGAAGACTGCTCCTCTTATGGCTTATGTTCAG GGACATCCAGAAATAGTTGTCCAACTCGTTGACCTGATTGGCATCACATCAATAATGGAG GTGTTAATACGATTGATTGGTGCTGATGAGACCATATACTCAAACTATGGCGATACATTGCAGTGGTTAGAAAATACAGATGTCCTTGAAATGATTGCTGATAAGTTTAGCTCATCG GACTCCCCTGAAGTGCATGCCAATGCTGCCGAAATTCTTTGTGCCGTGACTCGATGTGCTCCTCCATCTCTTGCTGCAAAGATATGCAGCCCAAG TTTTGTTGGGAGGCTATTTCGTCATGCACTTGAAGAATCAAGGCCCAAATCCGTTCTAGTTCATTCATTGTCAGTGTGCATATCTCTGTTGGATCCAAAAAGATTGGCATCAGCTTCCTATCAAGCATTTAGAAGCAACTTAAGTCACGGGGCGTTGGTCACTGCCAGTCCAGAGACTGTTGATGGCATGCTTGAGAGCCTAG GCAATTTGCTGAAGTTATTGGATACTTCTGATGCTGAAAATGTTTTGCCTACGACATATGGATGTTTACGCCCACCCCTTGGAAAACATCGTTTGAAG ATTGTGGAGTTCATCTCAGTTCTGCTGACAATTGGCAGTGAAACTGCTGAGAAAGAGCTTATCAGGCAATCGGCAATAAAGCGATCTGTTGATTTATTCTTCGA GTACCCATATAACAATTTTTTGCACCATCATGTTGAGAATATTATTGTCTCTTGCCTGGAGGGTAAAAGAACTGAACTTGTTGAGCATGTTCTTAATGACTGTGACATTGTTGGTAAAATTCTTGCCGCGGAAAAACTTTCTTCTTTGTCAACAGAGTCTACTGGG CCTACTATACCTTCAGATGGTAAATCGATTCCCAAAATTGGGAATATTGGTCACATGACAAGAATAACCAACAAGCTTATTCAGTTGGGAAGCAGTAACGGCACAATCCAGATTCACTTGCAG GAAAATAGTGAGTGGGTTGACTGGCAAACAGATGTTCTAGTCAAGCGTAATGAGGTGGAGAATGTTTATCATTGGGCTTGTGG GCGCCCAACATCACTTCATGACCGTGGTAGGGATAGTGATGATGATGACTTCCGAGACAGGGATTATGATGTGGCAGCTCTTGCTAATAACTTGAGCCAGGCATTCCGATATGGGATATATAGCAATGATGATATGGAAGAG AATCAAGGGACACTTGAACGGGATGATGAG GATGTCtattttgatgatgaatcagCAGAGGTCGTAATATCTTCACTGCGACTGGGAGATGATCAGGATGG CAGTTCCCTCTTTACAAATTCGAATTGGTTTACATTTGATGGAGAGAGAGGTATTACTGACCGTTTGGCTGCGGTTCCTTCGTCTTCACCTAATTCAGAGGAGATTTCCCCAGACACTGAGGAAACTGATGATGGTGAAGTCGTCATTGGTACTGAGGATCATATGGATACTGTCAATCTTGGGAATGGTCCTATCGAGGAGGCAGAAGATGCAGCGGAATTTACTAAACACCCGGCTACTAGCACGGAGGATGAGCAACTACAAAACGCTGAAGGGATTGAGCGACACCTGGATGTTTCAAATGGTGATGCTGAAGCTAGTACAGAAGCTGCAGAGGCAGCACCAGTATCTTCAGCCCCATCTTCTGATGAGGTGCAGACAGAGAGAACTGCAGATGAACCCACTGGCTCATCTGATTCGGGTAATTCTGTCTCAGAAGTTTTGCCAGATCCTGAAGATAGTAGCATTGATCCAGCCAACACAGCAGTATCGTCTGAACAAACTGTGGATAACGAAGACGTGGAGTTACCAACTAAGGAAGTTCCGTCTGTGGATGTTGAAACTAAAACCGATGAAATCAAAGCAAATGAGTGA
- the LOC107275800 gene encoding amino acid transporter AVT1I yields MVQLHGKQLFVLTVAIVILSTTWLKNLAGLGRRGRQVLPHGGKQPLESEQVAHHLPTTLSLYFFIYFIGHGVFPTVHSLMKSKKDFPKAQVTLNLPSGKLYTRITILTTLISLLEKYGLEIQLIATVIKEKLSLTTAAATDAENNRQTRVLTSTAVVVSTVVLACTVPFFSYLMSFNGSSLNVTIAVLFPCLSYLKIYMP; encoded by the exons ATGGTACAGCTGCACGGGAAGCAGCTGTTCGTGCTCACGGTGGCCATTGTCATCCTCTCGACGACGTGGCTCAAGAACCTCGCTGGTTTGGGCCGGCGTGGCCGACAAGTGCTTCCACATGGCGGGAAGCAACCTCTAGAATCTGAGCAGGTTGCCCACCACCTGCCCACCACCCTCAGCCTCTACTTCTTCATCTATTTCATCGGCCATGGCGTCTTCCCGACCGTGCACTCCTTGATGAAGTCTAAGAAGGATTTTCCTAAG GCGCAGGTGACGCTGAACTTACCCTCGGGGAAGCTATACACCAGGATCACCATCCTGACGACACTGATCTCCCTGCTAGAGAAGTACGGACTCGAGATCCAGCTCATTGCAACGGTGATAAAGGAGAAGCTGTCGttgacgacggcagcggcgacggacgCCGAGAACAACAGGCAGACCAGGGTGCTCACCAGCACAGCCGTCGTTGTCAGCACGGTGGTGCTGGCGTGCACGGTACCCTTCTTCAGCTACCTCATGTCGTTCAACGGATCTTCGCTGAACGTCACCATTGCCGTGTTGTTCCCATGCCTGAGCTACCTCAAGATCTACATGCCCTGA